A single Mangrovimonas sp. YM274 DNA region contains:
- the bshA gene encoding N-acetyl-alpha-D-glucosaminyl L-malate synthase BshA produces MKIGIVCYPTFGGSGVVATELGIELSKRGHEVHFITYKQPVRLELLGSHVHFHEVNVPEYPLFHYQPYELALSSKLVDMVKLHGIEILHVHYAIPHAYAAYMAKKMLIEEGIYVPIVTTLHGTDITLVGSHPFYKPAVTFSINKSDAVTSVSEDLKQDTLRLFDIKKDIEVVTNFIDLDKQKNSFTDCQRGMMANENERIVTHISNFRKVKRITDVVKIFYNIQKEIPAKLMMVGQGPEKEPAERLCEELGIPEKVVFFGNSNEIDRILCFSDLFLLPSETESFGLAALEAMAAGVPVISSNSGGIPEVNINGFSGFLSPVGDVEGMSKNALTILRDPSTLKLFKKQAKEQAANFDIHEIVPQYEAIYEKTLKNSVLI; encoded by the coding sequence ATGAAAATAGGTATTGTATGTTACCCTACGTTTGGAGGAAGTGGGGTTGTAGCTACCGAATTAGGTATAGAATTGTCCAAACGAGGACATGAAGTTCATTTTATAACTTATAAGCAACCGGTTAGGTTAGAGCTGTTGGGAAGTCATGTGCACTTCCATGAGGTAAATGTCCCAGAATATCCTTTATTCCATTACCAGCCATATGAGTTGGCACTTTCCAGTAAATTGGTGGATATGGTGAAGTTGCACGGTATTGAAATACTGCATGTGCATTATGCCATTCCGCACGCCTATGCAGCTTATATGGCAAAGAAAATGCTGATTGAGGAAGGTATTTATGTGCCTATCGTGACCACTTTGCACGGGACAGATATTACTTTGGTTGGAAGCCACCCGTTTTATAAACCTGCAGTAACCTTTAGTATCAATAAATCAGATGCCGTAACGTCTGTTTCTGAAGATTTAAAGCAGGACACACTGCGTTTATTCGATATAAAAAAGGACATTGAGGTTGTTACCAATTTTATAGATTTGGATAAGCAGAAAAATAGTTTTACCGATTGTCAACGTGGTATGATGGCCAATGAGAATGAGCGTATTGTTACCCACATAAGTAATTTCAGAAAGGTAAAACGTATCACAGATGTGGTGAAGATTTTTTATAATATTCAAAAGGAAATTCCAGCAAAGCTTATGATGGTTGGTCAGGGACCAGAAAAGGAACCTGCAGAAAGACTATGTGAAGAGTTGGGTATCCCAGAGAAAGTGGTCTTTTTTGGAAATAGTAATGAGATTGACAGGATTTTGTGTTTTTCAGATTTGTTTTTATTGCCCTCAGAGACCGAAAGTTTTGGGTTGGCCGCTTTGGAAGCTATGGCTGCAGGAGTTCCTGTTATATCTAGTAATTCGGGAGGGATTCCAGAAGTCAACATCAATGGTTTTTCTGGATTTTTAAGCCCTGTGGGTGATGTGGAAGGTATGAGTAAAAACGCCTTGACAATTCTTAGAGATCCATCAACTCTTAAGTTGTTCAAAAAACAAGCGAAGGAGCAGGCTGCTAATTTCGATATTCATGAAATTGTACCTCAGTATGAAGCCATTTATGAAAAAACACTTAAGAATAGCGTGCTTATATAA
- a CDS encoding glycoside hydrolase family 3 N-terminal domain-containing protein yields MKYIYSLTSIILLSCFYYAWAQSKPISIDAPINPLLVENVVAQQKWVDSIYNKMTLEEKLGQLFMVQVFSSQDAKTREKIENLITEHHIGGIIYSKGGPVRQAKLNNDLQALSKVPMLIGMDAEWGLSMRLDSTYAFPWNMTLGAIKDNALVQQTGYQVGEHCKRLGVHFNFAPVVDINTNPGNPIIGNRSFGEDRDNVTVKALAFMRGMQSAGVLANAKHFPGHGDTEGDSHKTLPTIGFDEKRIDSIELYPYKRLIKEGLSSVMVAHLNVPSLEPRQGYPSSLSERIVTDILRERLQFQGLIFTDALEMKGVSNYSDSGDVDLAAFLAGNDVLLMSEDVPTGVTKLGEAYAKGIISEERLAHSVKKILMAKYKVGLDHYKPIETDHLVEDLNRLKDDLLYSQLMESAVTVVRNKQQLLPIRHLDTKKIAYVKFGDDDGSVFFNELQKYTRVHEVKADKLDELLTKLQNYNTVIIGLHKSNASPWKSYEFSNQELVWLYEIARTNNVILDVFARPYALMGLQSIENIESIVVSYQNSDIAQEKSAQILFGALPAKGHLPVSAGEYFKEGDGMEYTDIELLGYALPESVGMSSEKLKKLDSIANYAVYNEMTPGIQLLVARKGKVIYNKNFGKHTYEGEQAVKSGDIYDLASLTKILVTLPLIMELEERGEISLDTKLSKILPEFKNSNKKNITIKEMLSHCARLKPWIPFYAATLDSLKKPSAKYYRRKPSPKFNIKVADEVYLRYDYPDTMQKIILESDLLTKAGYRYSDMPYYILKKYIEGFYDKPLDELAQDHLYKALGANHTTYNPSKLFSNSQIVPTEVDDYYRYQTIHGYVHDMGAAMENGVGGHAGLFSNANDVAKIMQMYLQKGFYGGRRYFKPETIEKFNTCYYCDDDNRRGVGFDKPQLGDNGPTCGCLSMTSFGHSGFTGTYAWADPEEEIVYVFLANRTYPTAGKNLLLRENIRTEIQRFIYEAIIED; encoded by the coding sequence ATGAAATATATATATTCCCTAACTTCTATCATTTTATTATCCTGTTTTTATTATGCTTGGGCACAGTCCAAGCCAATATCTATTGATGCCCCGATTAATCCCTTATTGGTAGAAAATGTTGTTGCTCAACAAAAATGGGTAGACAGTATTTATAATAAAATGACCTTGGAGGAAAAGCTTGGTCAGCTGTTTATGGTGCAAGTATTTTCAAGTCAGGATGCCAAGACTAGGGAAAAGATTGAAAATTTAATTACAGAACATCATATAGGAGGTATTATCTATTCCAAAGGAGGTCCAGTTAGACAAGCCAAATTAAACAACGATTTACAGGCCTTGTCAAAAGTACCGATGCTCATTGGTATGGATGCAGAGTGGGGGCTTAGCATGCGTTTGGATTCAACGTATGCCTTTCCTTGGAATATGACTTTAGGTGCTATCAAGGATAATGCATTGGTGCAGCAAACCGGTTATCAGGTTGGGGAACATTGTAAGCGTTTGGGTGTACACTTCAATTTTGCACCTGTGGTAGATATTAATACCAATCCAGGCAACCCAATTATTGGAAATCGTTCTTTTGGGGAAGACCGCGATAATGTAACGGTCAAAGCGTTGGCATTTATGAGAGGAATGCAGAGTGCGGGCGTTTTGGCAAACGCCAAACATTTCCCAGGTCATGGCGATACTGAAGGTGATTCCCATAAAACCTTGCCTACTATAGGGTTTGATGAAAAACGTATTGATTCCATTGAGTTATATCCATATAAAAGATTGATCAAGGAAGGATTGTCCAGCGTGATGGTAGCTCATTTAAATGTTCCTAGCTTGGAACCTAGACAAGGTTACCCCTCATCTTTGTCTGAACGCATTGTTACCGATATCTTGCGAGAGCGTCTTCAATTTCAAGGTTTGATATTTACAGATGCTTTAGAAATGAAAGGAGTTTCCAATTACAGTGATTCTGGCGATGTGGATCTCGCTGCATTTTTGGCGGGAAATGATGTGTTGTTGATGTCTGAAGATGTGCCCACAGGAGTTACTAAGTTGGGAGAGGCCTATGCCAAGGGCATTATTTCGGAAGAGCGCTTGGCACATTCTGTCAAGAAAATTTTAATGGCCAAGTACAAAGTAGGGCTAGATCATTACAAACCTATTGAAACCGATCATTTGGTGGAAGATTTAAACCGTTTAAAAGACGATTTATTATACAGTCAATTAATGGAGTCGGCCGTTACTGTTGTACGCAACAAGCAGCAACTATTACCGATTAGACATTTGGACACAAAGAAGATTGCCTATGTAAAATTTGGTGATGATGATGGATCGGTGTTTTTTAATGAGCTTCAAAAGTATACTAGGGTACATGAAGTGAAAGCTGACAAATTAGATGAGTTACTTACTAAGCTTCAAAATTATAATACGGTAATAATTGGCTTACATAAATCCAATGCCTCTCCGTGGAAATCTTACGAGTTTAGTAATCAGGAGTTAGTTTGGTTATATGAAATTGCACGTACTAATAATGTGATTTTAGATGTATTTGCCAGACCTTATGCGTTGATGGGCTTACAATCAATTGAAAATATCGAAAGTATTGTTGTAAGTTATCAAAATAGTGATATTGCCCAAGAAAAATCGGCACAAATACTGTTTGGTGCCCTACCTGCAAAGGGACATTTGCCAGTGTCGGCAGGAGAATATTTTAAAGAAGGAGATGGAATGGAATACACCGATATTGAGTTGTTGGGGTATGCTTTGCCGGAAAGTGTAGGGATGAGTTCAGAAAAATTGAAGAAACTGGATTCTATTGCCAACTATGCTGTTTATAATGAAATGACACCGGGTATTCAATTATTGGTAGCCAGAAAAGGGAAAGTAATTTACAATAAGAATTTTGGAAAACACACCTATGAAGGGGAACAAGCGGTGAAATCTGGTGACATCTATGATTTGGCTTCATTGACTAAGATTTTGGTGACCCTACCTTTGATAATGGAATTGGAAGAGCGCGGCGAAATTAGCTTGGACACTAAATTGTCAAAAATCCTTCCGGAGTTTAAAAATTCGAATAAAAAGAATATTACCATTAAGGAAATGCTATCGCATTGTGCGCGATTAAAACCTTGGATTCCCTTTTATGCGGCTACTTTAGATTCTCTAAAGAAACCTAGTGCCAAGTATTACAGGCGAAAGCCAAGCCCTAAATTTAATATCAAGGTAGCCGATGAAGTATATTTAAGGTACGATTACCCGGATACGATGCAGAAAATAATATTGGAAAGTGACCTGCTTACCAAAGCCGGTTACCGATATAGTGATATGCCTTATTATATTTTGAAGAAATATATTGAAGGGTTTTACGACAAACCTTTGGACGAGTTGGCTCAGGACCATCTTTATAAAGCTTTGGGAGCAAATCATACCACATACAACCCATCAAAACTGTTTAGTAATTCACAAATAGTACCTACTGAAGTGGATGATTATTATCGTTATCAAACCATTCATGGTTATGTACACGATATGGGCGCCGCTATGGAAAATGGGGTAGGTGGACATGCAGGCTTGTTTAGTAATGCCAATGATGTGGCCAAGATTATGCAAATGTACCTCCAAAAAGGATTTTATGGAGGACGGCGCTATTTTAAGCCAGAGACGATAGAAAAATTCAACACCTGTTATTACTGTGATGATGATAACAGAAGGGGCGTAGGGTTTGATAAGCCTCAGTTGGGAGACAACGGTCCCACTTGCGGATGTTTATCCATGACTAGTTTTGGACATTCGGGATTTACGGGAACTTATGCTTGGGCAGACCCAGAAGAAGAAATAGTATATGTATTTTTGGCAAATAGAACATACCCCACAGCAGGGAAGAATCTATTGTTGAGGGAAAATATTCGAACGGAAATACAACGCTTCATTTACGAAGCCATTATTGAAGATTAA
- a CDS encoding ABC transporter ATPase: MLVDFDTLPEESRVWIYQANRTFTDAEVQELKQKLDEFVLNWTAHGSDLHAGYKIVYKRFIVLGLNQNLNKATGCSIDASVHFIQELEKEYGVDLMDKMNVSYKQGEFIAYKSLTDFKKMAKDKAVSKNTIVFNNLVTNIAEFNESWEVPAKDSWHARFL; encoded by the coding sequence ATGTTAGTTGATTTTGATACGCTACCCGAAGAATCGCGAGTTTGGATTTACCAAGCCAATAGAACTTTTACTGATGCAGAAGTACAAGAATTAAAGCAGAAATTGGATGAGTTTGTCCTTAATTGGACTGCTCACGGAAGTGATTTACACGCTGGGTATAAAATTGTTTATAAGCGTTTTATTGTATTAGGCTTAAATCAAAACTTAAATAAAGCTACGGGATGTTCTATCGACGCCTCAGTTCATTTTATTCAAGAATTGGAGAAAGAATATGGAGTGGATTTAATGGATAAAATGAATGTATCCTATAAACAAGGGGAATTCATTGCATATAAAAGTTTAACCGATTTCAAAAAGATGGCTAAAGACAAAGCGGTGTCCAAAAATACCATTGTGTTTAATAATTTGGTTACCAATATAGCTGAGTTTAACGAAAGTTGGGAGGTGCCAGCCAAGGATAGTTGGCATGCACGGTTTCTGTAA
- a CDS encoding PH domain-containing protein, whose product MSSPNFSIPTRQSAKGIIVLFGFQLYKLVKQQMAIIFVSLYLFIRKADSEKIVWLGLGLLLLLLLVLIISILKYRNFKFHIINDYFVLQQGVLKKEETAISKSKIQNVYIKQNLLQQIIDVVSLSVESAGDKKTEIEIKALDKPTAQALKTLLISNNTQESNNKESQETLEVLREDKTFYQVSMKRLFLEGISENHLKSLVFIFAFFFGLYGNFKDALGDVKLADLEASYFQYSEKSQMMQFVIFNFAIITVLLLVAFAFSLVKTVLINFDLKVTENNKGLEISKGLLNKVSLGLVTSRIQTITLSTNRFKKALGLYQMFFTQAMVDAKQLKNFSIIGLSKSESKNLIEKFYANILEGITKHKPEVYFKRIKALQVLVLIMGVNGLIVFNSSYLYFLWNIPLIVFAVLVVRQSYKKAYYSIDENYIVIGSGGLIEVNTDMAELHKLQGVQFKQNIFQKYRGIASVKIYTASKALTIPFIKENDAKTIVDFLLFKVESEDRHWM is encoded by the coding sequence ATGAGCAGTCCTAATTTTAGTATTCCTACAAGGCAATCGGCAAAAGGTATTATAGTATTATTTGGTTTCCAACTGTATAAGTTGGTTAAACAACAAATGGCAATCATATTTGTTTCCTTATATCTGTTTATACGGAAGGCAGATTCAGAAAAGATTGTTTGGCTAGGCCTCGGTCTTCTTTTGCTACTTTTGTTGGTTTTGATCATTTCAATTTTAAAGTACAGGAATTTTAAATTCCATATTATTAACGATTATTTCGTTTTACAACAAGGTGTTTTAAAAAAGGAGGAAACCGCTATATCAAAGTCTAAAATTCAAAATGTCTACATTAAACAAAACCTCTTGCAACAAATTATTGATGTGGTGTCGCTATCGGTAGAAAGTGCAGGGGACAAAAAGACGGAGATTGAAATAAAAGCTCTTGATAAGCCTACAGCGCAAGCCTTGAAGACGTTGTTGATTTCTAATAATACACAAGAGTCAAACAATAAGGAATCTCAAGAGACTTTGGAGGTTTTAAGAGAAGATAAAACCTTTTATCAAGTATCTATGAAGCGTCTGTTTCTTGAAGGTATTTCTGAGAATCATTTAAAAAGTCTGGTCTTTATTTTTGCTTTCTTTTTTGGCCTTTACGGAAACTTTAAAGACGCTTTAGGAGATGTTAAACTAGCAGATTTGGAAGCTTCCTATTTTCAATATAGTGAGAAGAGTCAAATGATGCAGTTTGTGATATTTAATTTTGCCATTATAACCGTATTATTACTCGTGGCATTTGCTTTCTCGTTGGTAAAAACGGTTTTGATTAATTTTGATCTCAAGGTTACAGAAAACAACAAGGGACTGGAAATTTCTAAAGGGTTGTTGAACAAGGTGTCTTTGGGTTTGGTGACCAGCCGCATTCAAACAATTACATTGTCTACTAATAGATTCAAAAAAGCTTTGGGACTGTATCAAATGTTTTTCACTCAAGCTATGGTGGATGCAAAACAGTTAAAGAATTTCTCCATTATTGGCCTGTCCAAATCGGAATCAAAAAATTTAATTGAAAAATTTTATGCCAATATCCTTGAGGGGATCACAAAGCATAAGCCAGAGGTCTATTTTAAAAGGATAAAAGCTTTGCAGGTTTTGGTGTTGATCATGGGAGTGAATGGCTTAATAGTCTTCAACTCGTCCTATTTATATTTTCTATGGAACATTCCTTTGATAGTTTTTGCTGTTTTAGTTGTCAGACAAAGCTATAAAAAGGCCTATTATAGTATTGATGAAAATTATATTGTCATAGGAAGCGGAGGATTGATTGAGGTCAATACCGATATGGCCGAGCTTCACAAACTTCAGGGGGTACAATTTAAACAGAATATTTTTCAAAAATATAGAGGTATAGCATCGGTGAAAATTTATACAGCTTCAAAAGCTTTGACCATTCCATTTATTAAGGAAAATGATGCCAAGACAATTGTCGATTTTCTATTGTTTAAAGTAGAATCTGAAGATAGACATTGGATGTAA
- a CDS encoding PH domain-containing protein yields the protein MFTNNQIALENLPRIENLELLGIASKYKTILVVNRIVGFVGFLIIFLILDTFVVDESFPVTVFWTITVAWCLVFVLSLVFADLSFKSRQYGLRDKDITYSKGVLVHSVTTLPFNRIQHVEISRTFLARKFGLATLHLYSAGQNGSDLSIKGLPFEVAQSLKTFLTNKLNEQS from the coding sequence GTGTTTACAAATAATCAAATTGCTCTGGAAAATCTTCCAAGAATAGAAAATCTTGAACTTTTAGGTATAGCTTCCAAATATAAAACCATTTTAGTTGTAAACAGAATTGTGGGATTTGTAGGGTTTCTAATAATCTTTTTAATCCTTGACACTTTTGTAGTAGACGAAAGCTTTCCAGTAACTGTATTCTGGACTATAACAGTAGCTTGGTGTTTGGTTTTTGTGTTAAGTTTGGTATTTGCCGATTTGTCATTTAAATCCCGCCAATATGGTTTAAGGGATAAGGATATCACATATTCTAAAGGAGTTTTGGTGCATTCCGTGACAACACTTCCCTTTAATAGAATCCAACACGTTGAAATCTCTAGGACGTTTTTAGCAAGAAAGTTTGGTTTGGCCACACTGCATTTATATTCAGCAGGACAAAACGGTAGCGATTTATCAATTAAAGGCTTACCTTTTGAGGTTGCTCAATCTCTTAAAACATTTTTAACCAACAAACTGAATGAGCAGTCCTAA
- the serB gene encoding phosphoserine phosphatase SerB → MTNEIFLLNISGPDKPGLTSSLTTVLAEYGAKVLDIGQANIHDTLSLGILFEIKSKAKSAAVLKDLLFKAYELGITAKFTPITLDNYEKWVGLQGKDRYIVTILGEKLSAEQIAKVTEVISEKNLNIDAIKRLTGRISLSKEEEYPRACIELSIRGQIDDKSEFTRKFMEISHDLDVDIAFQEDNIYRRNRRLVCFDMDSTLIQTEVIDELAVLAGVGDQVKAITESAMQGEIDFKESFTKRMKLLEGLSEEVLQSVAVNLPITKGARRLIDTLKSYGFKTAILSGGFTYFGHYLQKELGIDYVYANQLEIKNGVLTGGYLGEIVDGEKKAEYLKKIAEEEGINISQTIAVGDGANDLPMLNLAGLGIAFHAKPTVKNNAQSAISSIGLDGVLYLLGYHDRHIDLVS, encoded by the coding sequence ATGACCAATGAGATTTTCCTTTTAAATATTTCAGGGCCAGATAAACCAGGTTTGACCTCTAGCTTAACAACTGTGTTAGCAGAATATGGAGCTAAAGTATTAGATATTGGTCAAGCAAATATCCATGACACCTTATCTCTGGGAATTTTATTCGAGATTAAATCCAAGGCGAAATCTGCAGCCGTTTTAAAGGATTTGCTTTTCAAAGCCTATGAGCTTGGCATTACCGCAAAATTCACCCCAATTACTTTGGACAATTACGAAAAGTGGGTTGGTTTGCAGGGAAAGGATCGGTATATAGTAACCATTTTAGGTGAAAAACTGAGTGCCGAGCAGATTGCAAAAGTCACAGAAGTAATTTCAGAAAAGAATCTGAACATTGATGCAATAAAAAGACTTACCGGTAGGATTTCGCTATCGAAAGAAGAGGAATATCCAAGAGCATGTATTGAGTTATCCATACGTGGACAGATCGATGACAAATCTGAATTTACCAGAAAGTTTATGGAAATTTCTCATGACTTGGACGTAGACATTGCGTTTCAAGAAGATAATATCTATAGAAGAAATAGACGTTTGGTGTGTTTCGATATGGATTCTACACTCATACAAACGGAGGTAATTGATGAATTGGCAGTTTTGGCTGGAGTAGGTGATCAGGTAAAAGCTATTACCGAGTCTGCCATGCAAGGAGAGATTGATTTTAAGGAAAGTTTTACCAAACGCATGAAGCTCCTTGAAGGTTTGAGCGAGGAAGTGCTTCAATCTGTAGCGGTAAATTTACCGATTACCAAAGGCGCGAGACGATTGATAGACACCTTAAAAAGTTACGGATTTAAAACCGCTATTTTATCTGGAGGCTTTACCTATTTTGGGCATTATCTGCAAAAGGAGTTAGGGATAGATTATGTGTATGCCAATCAATTGGAGATTAAGAATGGTGTCTTAACTGGAGGTTATCTTGGGGAAATAGTGGATGGTGAAAAAAAGGCAGAATACCTCAAAAAAATAGCAGAAGAAGAGGGAATCAATATTAGTCAAACTATTGCTGTTGGTGATGGGGCCAATGATTTGCCCATGCTAAACTTAGCAGGTTTGGGAATTGCCTTCCATGCCAAACCAACCGTGAAAAACAATGCTCAAAGTGCCATATCAAGTATTGGTCTGGATGGTGTTTTGTATTTATTGGGTTATCACGACAGACATATAGATTTGGTGAGCTAG
- a CDS encoding (Fe-S)-binding protein has product MDQLIVKTMADYMAEGKQPEILFWVGSAGSYDDRAKKITRAFVKLLNKAQVEFAVLGTEESCTGDVAKRAGNEFLFQMQAMMNIELLNGYEVKRIVTACPHSYNTLKNEYPALGGQYQVQHHTEYIEELIQAGRLKIETSSKLNGKRITFHDPCYLGRANEVYEAPRNLLRTLGVDLVEMKRHKQTALCCGAGGAQMFKEPEKGDKDINVLRTEDALKTEPSIIATGCPYCNTMMTDGVKAKEKEGAVQVMDVAELLANAEDL; this is encoded by the coding sequence ATGGATCAACTTATAGTAAAAACGATGGCAGACTATATGGCCGAAGGTAAACAACCTGAAATTTTGTTTTGGGTAGGGTCTGCTGGAAGTTATGACGATAGAGCCAAAAAAATAACTAGAGCTTTTGTAAAGTTGTTAAACAAAGCTCAAGTAGAGTTTGCTGTTTTAGGCACAGAAGAAAGCTGTACTGGCGATGTGGCAAAACGCGCCGGTAATGAGTTTCTCTTTCAGATGCAGGCTATGATGAATATAGAACTGTTAAATGGTTATGAAGTTAAGCGCATAGTAACAGCTTGTCCACATTCTTACAATACCCTTAAAAATGAATACCCAGCTTTGGGCGGGCAATATCAGGTTCAGCATCATACAGAATATATAGAAGAGCTCATACAAGCTGGTCGTTTAAAAATAGAAACTAGTTCCAAATTAAATGGAAAGCGCATCACGTTTCATGATCCTTGCTATTTAGGTCGTGCCAATGAAGTTTATGAAGCGCCAAGAAACTTATTGAGGACTTTAGGAGTTGATTTGGTTGAAATGAAACGCCATAAGCAAACGGCTTTGTGCTGCGGTGCGGGTGGCGCACAAATGTTTAAAGAGCCTGAAAAGGGAGATAAAGACATCAATGTATTAAGAACAGAAGATGCCCTAAAAACTGAGCCCTCAATTATAGCAACGGGTTGCCCATACTGCAATACCATGATGACCGATGGTGTAAAGGCTAAAGAAAAAGAGGGAGCTGTTCAAGTTATGGATGTGGCGGAGTTGTTAGCAAATGCAGAGGACTTATAA
- a CDS encoding 4Fe-4S dicluster domain-containing protein — translation MNYIPNILFAAALVLGIGYFVKNVKKLVRNIKLGQDVDVSDHKDQRWQNMIRIALGQGKMVRRPVAGILHIIVYLGFIIINIEVLEIILDGLTGQHRLFSFMGGFYGFLIGSFEVLALLVFVSVVIFWIRRNVIKLQRFWKPEMTSWPKNDGNFILYFEMVLMTLFLVMNATDMHLQEMQSGNVISQFITPLFSGMSEGTLHLVERSAWWLHILGILVFLNYLYYSKHLHILLAFPNTYFGKIKPKGEFNNLEAVTNEVKMMMDPDADPFAMPEEGVEEEVPAKFGASDVQDLSWVQLLNAYTCTECGRCTSECPANLTGKQLSPRKIMMDTRDRLEEVGKNMDANNGEFKDDGKQLLGDYISHEEIWACTTCNACVEACPVSIDPLSIILEMRRYLVMEQSAAPMELNNMMSNIENNGAPWPYNQMDRLNWVDEK, via the coding sequence ATGAACTATATTCCAAACATACTTTTTGCTGCTGCCTTGGTATTGGGCATTGGCTATTTTGTTAAAAATGTCAAGAAATTAGTCCGTAACATTAAATTGGGTCAAGATGTAGATGTCAGCGATCATAAAGATCAACGTTGGCAAAACATGATTCGTATTGCCTTGGGACAAGGAAAAATGGTCCGTCGTCCAGTAGCGGGAATTCTTCATATTATAGTATATCTAGGGTTTATTATTATCAATATTGAAGTCCTTGAAATTATCCTGGACGGTCTTACGGGACAACACCGTCTGTTTTCATTTATGGGAGGGTTCTACGGATTTTTAATAGGATCTTTTGAAGTGTTGGCCTTATTGGTGTTTGTATCTGTAGTGATATTTTGGATACGACGCAACGTTATCAAGTTGCAAAGATTCTGGAAACCAGAAATGACCAGTTGGCCAAAAAATGATGGGAATTTCATTCTTTATTTTGAAATGGTTCTTATGACCTTATTTTTGGTTATGAACGCCACTGATATGCATTTACAAGAGATGCAATCAGGGAATGTGATTAGTCAATTTATAACGCCATTGTTCTCAGGAATGTCGGAGGGAACATTGCATCTTGTAGAACGCAGTGCTTGGTGGTTACATATTTTAGGAATATTGGTATTTCTAAACTATTTATATTATTCAAAACACCTTCATATTTTATTGGCATTCCCAAATACTTACTTTGGAAAAATAAAGCCTAAAGGTGAATTTAATAACCTAGAAGCCGTTACCAATGAAGTAAAAATGATGATGGATCCAGATGCTGATCCTTTTGCAATGCCAGAAGAAGGAGTAGAGGAAGAAGTACCTGCAAAATTTGGAGCTAGTGATGTTCAAGATTTGAGTTGGGTACAATTGTTAAATGCTTATACCTGTACAGAATGTGGACGATGTACTAGTGAGTGTCCTGCTAATTTGACAGGGAAGCAATTGTCTCCTCGTAAAATTATGATGGATACCCGTGATCGTTTGGAAGAAGTTGGAAAAAATATGGATGCCAACAATGGTGAATTTAAAGATGATGGCAAACAGTTATTGGGAGATTACATTAGTCATGAGGAAATTTGGGCGTGTACAACTTGTAATGCCTGTGTGGAAGCTTGTCCGGTAAGTATCGACCCGCTGTCCATTATTTTAGAAATGCGACGTTATTTGGTGATGGAACAGAGTGCGGCACCAATGGAGTTAAATAACATGATGAGCAATATTGAGAATAATGGAGCTCCATGGCCTTATAACCAAATGGATCGATTAAACTGGGTAGACGAAAAATAG